From a single Candidatus Obscuribacterales bacterium genomic region:
- the cynS gene encoding cyanase, protein MATVDLPEITKKLLAAKDAVGMTFSELEQTLGRDEVWIASVIYRQASASEEEATQLLAALGLGADLASELTACPLKGLGPVVPTDPLIYRLYEIMQVYGMPIKDVVHEKFGDGIMSAIDFTLDVEKEEDPKGDRVKIIMNGKFLPYKKW, encoded by the coding sequence ATGGCGACTGTTGATCTACCTGAAATTACAAAGAAATTACTTGCAGCTAAGGATGCTGTTGGTATGACCTTCTCGGAGCTAGAGCAAACCCTAGGACGAGATGAAGTCTGGATTGCATCGGTTATTTATCGTCAGGCTAGCGCATCTGAGGAAGAAGCCACCCAACTACTAGCTGCTTTGGGCCTAGGCGCAGACTTAGCCTCGGAATTAACCGCCTGCCCCTTGAAAGGTCTAGGGCCAGTTGTCCCTACGGATCCTCTGATTTATCGGCTCTACGAGATCATGCAGGTCTATGGAATGCCGATTAAAGATGTGGTGCATGAAAAATTTGGAGACGGCATCATGAGCGCCATTGACTTCACCCTAGATGTAGAGAAAGAAGAGGATCCCAAGGGCGATCGCGTCAAAATCATCATGAATGGTAAGTTCTTGCCTTATAAGAAGTGGTAA